One Brassica napus cultivar Da-Ae chromosome C2, Da-Ae, whole genome shotgun sequence DNA window includes the following coding sequences:
- the LOC106425287 gene encoding ras-related protein RABC2a-like: MGSSSGQSGYDLSFKILLIGDSGVGKSSLLVSFISNTVEDLAPTIGVDFKIKQLTVGDKRLKLTIWDTAGQERFRTLTSSYYRGAQGIILVYDVTRRETFTNLVDVWSKEIELYSTNQDCVTMLVGNKVDRESERGVSREEGIALAKELKCMFLECSARTRQNVEQCFEELALKIMEVPSLLEEGSSAVKRNILKQNSSEHQTTPQAGCCSS, encoded by the exons ATGGGATCGTCTTCAGGGCAAAGTGGATACGATCTGTCGTTTAAGATATTGTTGATCGGAGATTCTGGTGTTGGTAAAAGCAGTTTGCTTGTCAGCTTCATCTCCAACACCgttgaagatcttgctcctaCCATcg GTGTTGATTTCAAGATCAAACAGTTGACAGTAGGAGACAAAAGACTGAAACTCACAATCTGGGACACAG CTGGACAGGAACGGTTTAGAACACTGACGAGCTCTTACTACAGAGGCGCCCAAGGAATCATTCTCG TTTATGATGTGACGAGGAGAGAGACGTTTACAAACTTAGTAGATGTTTGGAGTAAGGAGATTGAGCTTTACTCCACTAACCAAGATTGCGTTACTATGCTTGTTGGTAACAAAGTCGATAGA GAATCTGAGAGAGGAGTTAGCAGAGAAGAAGGGATTGCGCTAGCGAAAGAACTCAAGTGCATGTTTCTTGAGTGTAGTGCTAGAACTCGACAAAACGTGGAACAGTGTTTTGAAGAGCTGGCTTTGAAG ATAATGGAGGTACCTAGTCTTTTGGAAGAAGGATCAAGTGCTGTGAAGAGAAACATCTTGAAGCAAAACTCATCAGAACACCAGACTACTCCTCAAGCAGGCTGTTGCAGCTCTTGA